The following are encoded together in the Acanthochromis polyacanthus isolate Apoly-LR-REF ecotype Palm Island chromosome 14, KAUST_Apoly_ChrSc, whole genome shotgun sequence genome:
- the LOC110957628 gene encoding immunoglobulin superfamily member 3-like, with the protein MRHSLHSLWRANLLLCLALLVHRGEARVLTEAQAGPLYRVVGSSLSISCRVSGFTSESAEQQFEFRVTKPAKPNFELHIISTGDPYFGYASYQSRVINNEIAVERVSPTSVQFEIKSLQKDDEGDYDCSVVNSEFVYDGVYSVKTTVKVIDNSLSISSPDSTSLSFNEGEALILTCQASSNTIQHTHLSFSWYLRKDGEEKAQPIISLNRDFTLRPGQGFEGRYQAGLISLDKLGETTYRLKMAQLEVSDQGKIYCQAQEWIQDPDRSWYPIAQKEAEEITLKVKAREVLPDTTSLVVRMSAQQTTLQEGQELMLSCNIDTQNLEERFFSVAFLRGSVELARIGPTGVLSVGSEYSGREKDGELRATRTGNRDYRLILQPVRTADQGEYICRAWPQNRGHGGAFTQGAAQDSTSLLVSISATESGLSVKMQGAASVTEGDTLRLSCNVDGVKGRLSVTWQHKSSSTPSAPFTNLISLSQEGVVEKAAGFTSRKVMAARPAADSFILELAEVTPSDSGVYQCAVSEWNTNSKTYSQSQTASVTVTPLDSLMKVHLSSRNNKVTVGENVELMCRVSGPRVPITLTWSLQRDASNVDNILTLYSDGTISWFGNQNRYQVKVHNGQTNSVIHFLQIIGASHREAGSYRCMVSQFVENVHKKLSTSYPLAVMVQSPESKLRLSSNHTLTGNINTDIEIKCSVVTESSSSSRYSVTWLFQQEAENKTIVSSNRDGLITFGPTVELSQRQRISTRRSIGPSFEMNIRQARISDKGSYICEVGEWLQDPHGDWYQISDVSIITKLTVTEPANDLRLEKNEQPLVAKEGDEVELKCKIISGASSASFFYKVTWFYTVHSSATKASLVELDHTGLLSYPENQALRGLQERLRLFRPTQSSFYLRIQKAHEGDSGAYLCQVEQYQLDDEGRWQQKASDSAGPITLSVNAAEKSLSIVKEEVEFNLSKSEDLTIPCQISKQSSNESRFQVTWFWQKETETKQSPIFTAYRNSTLQDRFGKDVRLRFSHPLPGQFSLTVLMTGPENSGLYFCEVEEWLPSLDHGWRRIAVERSGNLIVSINTEGKGEARSESECNPISWTVTVVVIIIISLLVILILVLMIHRSNASGGKKSGESLWAEQPLKTKPIEED; encoded by the exons ATGAGGCATTCCCTGCACTCCCTTTGGAGAGCCAATTTGCTCCTCTGTCTGGCTCTACTCGTGCATCGTG GTGAAGCCAGAGTGCTCACTGAGGCACAGGCTGGGCCTCTGTATCGTGTTGTGGGCTCTTCGCTCTCCATCTCCTGCAGGGTGAGTGGCTTCACCAGTGAATCCGCCGAACAACAATTTGAATTTCGTGTAACAAAGCCTGCAAAGCCAAACTTTGAGTTACACATCATCAGCACTGGGGACCCATATTTTGGCTATGCCAGTTATCAAAGCCGTGTGATAAACAACGAAATCGCTGTGGAACGTGTATCTCCAACCTCAGTCCAGTTTGAGATAAAAAGTCTGCAGAAAGATGATGAAGGAGACTATGACTGCTCTGTAGTCAACTCAGAGTTTGTCTATGATGGAGTCTACAGTGTGAAGACAACTGTTAAAG TGATTGACAACTCTCTGAGCATTTCTTCACCTGACTCCACCTCACTGAGCTTCAACGAGGGGGAAGCTCTCATTCTAACATGCCAAGCCTCCAGTAACACCATACAGCACACCCATCTGTCTTTTTCATGGTACCTCCGCAAAGATGGGGAGGAAAAAGCTCAACCTATCATTTCTCTGAACAGAGACTTCACACTGAGGCCAGGGCAGGGGTTTGAAGGGCGCTACCAAGCAGGACTCATAAGCTTAGATAAATTAGGAGAGACCACGTACAGGCTAAAGATGGCTCAGCTTGAGGTGTCAGACCAAGGTAAGATCTACTGCCAGGCTCAAGAGTGGATCCAAGACCCTGATCGCTCCTGGTACCCCATCGCAcagaaggaggcagaggaaatTACCCTGAAAGTCAAAGCCAGAG AGGTGCTGCCAGACACGACATCTCTGGTGGTGAGAATGTCGGCTCAGCAGACGACTCTGCAGGAGGGGCAGGAGCTGATGCTGTCCTGCAACATAGACACACAGAACCTGGAGGAGAGGTTCTTCTCTGTTGCATTTCTGCGGGGAAGTGTCGAGTTGGCCCGCATCGGCCCTACGGGTGTTCTGTCTGTGGGCTCGGAGTACAGCGGAAGGGAGAAAGACGGAGAGCTCAGAGCCACTCGGACTGGGAACAGAGATTACCGTCTCATCCTGCAGCCTGTCAGAACCGCAGACCAGGGGGAGTATATTTGCAGAGCATGGCCGCAAAACAGAGGCCATGGTGGTGCGTTTACACAGGGAGCAGCCCAGGACTCCACCTCCCTGCTGGTCAGCATCTCAGCCACAG AAAGTGGGCTCTCAGTCAAAATGCAAGGCGCTGCAAGTGTAACCGAAGGGGACACGCTGAGGCTCTCCTGTAATGTGGACGGGGTTAAAGGCCGGCTGTCTGTCACGTGGCAACACAAATCATCATCCACACCATCGGCGCCGTTCACCAATCTCATCAGTCTAAGTCAGGAGGGTGTTGTGGAGAAAGCGGCTGGGTTCACAAGTCGCAAAGTAATGGCGGCGCGTCCAGCAGCCGACAGCTTCATCTTGGAGCTCGCTGAGGTCACACCCTCTGATTCAGGTGTCTACCAGTGTGCTGTGTCTGAGTGGAACACCAATAGCAAGACTTATAGCCAGTCACAAACTGCCTCTGTGACAGTGACCCCTCTAG ACTCACTGATGAAAGTGCATCTGAGTAGTCGGAACAACAAAGTGACTGTCGGAGAAAATGTGGAATTGATGTGCCGAGTCAGTGGGCCACGCGTGCCAATAACGCTGACATGGAGCCTGCAACGTGATGCCTCCAATGTTGACAACATCCTGACACTGTACTCCGATGGTACCATCAGCTGGTTTGGAAACCAGAACCGCTACCAAGTGAAAGTACATAACGGACAAACAAACTCGGTCATTCACTTTCTTCAAATCATCGGTGCCAGCCATAGGGAGGCTGGGAGCTACCGGTGTATGGTATCTCAGTTCGTAGAAAATGTGCACAAGAAGCTGAGTACATCCTATCCTCTTGCTGTGATGGTGCAGAGCCCAG AGAGCAAGCTTCGTCTGTCCTCAAACCACACCTTGACTGGAAATATCAACACTGACATAGAAATAAAATGCTCAGTTGTCACAGaatcctcttcatcttctcgCTATTCCGTCACCTGGCTGTTCCAGCAAGAAGCAGAAAATAAGACCATTGTGAGTTCGAACAGGGATGGCTTAATAACGTTTGGGCCCACGGTGGAGCTGAGCCAGAGACAGCGGATCAGCACGAGGCGTTCTATTGGGCCTAGCTTTGAGATGAATATTCGCCAGGCTAGAATCTCAGACAAAGGTTCATACATATGTGAGGTGGGGGAGTGGCTACAAGATCCTCATGGTGATTGGTATCAGATCTCCGACGTGTCCATAATTACAAAACTAACAGTTACTGAGCctg CCAACGACCTTCGCCTGGAGAAGAATGAGCAGCCGCTGGTTGCCAAGGAAGGAGATGAAGTAGAGCTCAAATGCAAGATCATCTCAGGTGCATCCAGCGCCTCCTTTTTCTACAAAGTCACTTGGTTCTACACAGTACACAGTTCTGCCACGAAAGCCTCTCTGGTCGAGCTGGACCACACAGGCCTGCTGAGTTACCCAGAAAACCAAGCGCTCAGAGGCCTGCAGGAGCGGCTTCGTCTCTTCAGACCCACTCAGAGCAGCTTCTACCTGAGAATTCAGAAGGCACATGAAGGGGACAGTGGGGCCTACTTGTGCCAGGTGGAGCAATACCAGCTGGATGATGAAGGTCGCTGGCAGCAGAAGGCCTCAGACAGTGCTGGCCCCATCACACTGAGTGTAAATGCTGCAG agaaaagccTGTCCATTGTAAAGGAAGAAGTGGAGTTCAATCTAAGCAAATCTGAGGACCTCACCATCCCTTGTCAAATCTCCAAACAATCCAGCAACGAATCTAGATTCCAGGTCACATGGTTTTggcagaaagaaacagaaactaaacaaaGCCCCATATTCACAGCTTACCGAAACTCTACCCTACAAGACAGGTTTGGGAAGGACGTTCGGTTAAGATTTAGCCATCCTTTACCCGGCCAGTTCAGCCTCACAGTCCTGATGACAGGTCCTGAAAATAGTGGCCTGTATTTCTGTGAAGTAGAGGAGTGGCTCCCATCACTAGACCACGGGTGGAGAAGGATTGCAGTGGAAAGGTCAGGGAACTTGATCGTCAGCATCAATACAGAAG GGAAGGGTGAAGCCCGGTCCGAATCAGAATGTAATCCCATTAGCTGGACAGTGACTGTAGTAGTTATTATCATCATCTCTCTGCTGGTCATACTGATACTGGTGCTGATGATACACAGGAGTAATGCCTCAGGAGGAAAGAAGAGCGGAGAGTCTCTCTGGGCAGAACAGCCTCTGAAAACCAAACCCATTGAAGAAGACTGA